Proteins co-encoded in one Garra rufa chromosome 21, GarRuf1.0, whole genome shotgun sequence genomic window:
- the LOC141295257 gene encoding uncharacterized protein: MSERGKRYFNKKNKSENWFFHTGVTQNGQTRDLCTSTGSMLAHGVPQPLTQAEERYPKIFINPEKKTMGRDYPLSAHDNRTALQKTIDVYDQGFGRKKCLDERRQHNSHFYLRHHHDDIWNPVSTAKWDHSAYQTDFLPKQETEGRGDTLRRRFPRDHSARSQMNSTAQARERFMWFGRDDSNQHTPLSVLAAANLSLTT; this comes from the exons ATGAGTGAAAGAGGCAAGAGATACTTTAATAAGAAGAACAAGAGTGAAAACTGG TTTTTTCACACAGGCGTGACACAGAATGGACAAACACGTGATCTTTGTACAAGCACAGGTTCAATGCTGGCACATGGAGTTCCTCAACCCCTGACACAAGCAGAGGAGAGATATCCCAAAATATTCATCAATCCTGAAAAG AAAACAATGGGCAGAGACTATCCGTTGTCAGCGCATGATAACCGCACAGCACTGCAGAAAACTATTGATGTCTATGATCAG GGTTTTGGCCGTAAGAAATGTCTTGATGAGCGTCGCCAGCATAACTCTCATTTCTACCTGCGCCATCATCATGATGACATCTGGAATCCGGTGAGCACAGCAAAGTGGGACCACTCAGCTTATCAAACCGACTTCCTGCCTAAACAGGAAACGGAGGGCAGAGGAGACACGCTCAGAAGGCGCTTCCCCAGAGATCACTCAGCGAGGTCTCAAATGAACAGTACAGCTCAGGCAAGGGAGCGTTTCATGTGGTTTGGGAGGGACGACTCCAACCAGCACACTCCACTAAGTGTACTAGCAGCTGCCAACCTCTCATTAACCACTTAA
- the LOC141296300 gene encoding erythroid differentiation-related factor 1-like — MNVVDMSSQDKTTDSDPRHEEDQSSSASEDNKQVICLGNNEVKSRAVVKYSAAPPSSSYALLQEKTDLKLPPANWLRENTQLGTAGTTVLGSSRKSKPFSR; from the exons ATGAATGTGGTGGATATGAGCTCTCAGGATAAGACGACAGACTCTGATCCCAGACATGAGGAGGATCAGAGCAGCTCTGCATCTGAAGACAACAAACAG GTTATTTGTCTGGGCAACAATGAAGTGAAGAGTCGTGCAGTAGTGAAGTACTCAGCCGCTCCGCCGTCCTCCTCCTATGCTTTACTACAGGAGAAGACTGACCTCAAGCTGCCACCAGCAAACTGGCTGCGAGAAAATACTCAGCTGGGCACTGCGGGGACCACCGTACTTGGGTCCAGCAGGAAAAGCAAACCCTTTTCCAG Atga